In Paenibacillus ihbetae, the following are encoded in one genomic region:
- a CDS encoding valine--tRNA ligase translates to MEEKQTQSQTQMPTTYDPKAAEQKWYPYWKEGGYFEAGKRPDAKPYTIVIPPPNVTGMLHIGHALDFTLQDILIRFKRMQGYDALWLPGSDHAGIATQAKVEQKLREEGVTRYDLGREKFLEKVWEWKELYAGTIRDQWSKIGLSLDYSRERFTMDEGLSDAVRQVFVKLYEKGLIYRGKRIINWDPAARTALSDIEVEYKEVNGHLYHLEYPLKDGSGSITVATTRPETMLGDTAVAVHPEDERYKDMIGKTLVLPIVGREIPVIADEYVEKEFGSGAVKITPAHDPNDFEMGLRHNLPQITVMDESGTMNEFAGRYEGLDRSECRKQIVNDLKESGVLVRIEDHVHQVGHSERSGAVVEPYLSTQWFVKMQPLAEAAVEAQKSGKGVNFVPERFERTYLHWMENVRDWCISRQLWWGHRIPAWYSESTGEVVVAMNEEEARAKLGKDDLRQDEDVLDTWFSSALWPFSTMGWPNEDSEDLKRYYPTSVLVTGYDIIPFWVSRMIFQGLEFTGQMPFKDTLIHGLVRDSEGRKMSKSLGNGIDPLEVIEKYGADAMRYMISTGSTPGQDLRFRWERVEQARNFANKIWNASRFALMNLEGFTAADIDISGELGTADRWILHRLNETSRDITRLIDAYEFGETGRLLYNFIWDDLCDWYIEFAKLSLYGEDQAAKKKTQSVLAYVLDRTMRLIHPFMPFISEEIWQHLPHEGETIMLASWPAYDPAFENPESVAEMNLLMDVIRAVRNIRAEVNVPMSKKVELLLKPVNEQIAGIIDRNADYIRRFCNTSEYQSSLELATPEKAMTAVVTGVELYLPLAGLIDIAQEIARLEKEIQHLNSEVERVEKKLNNPGFVSKAPEKVIEEERAKLADYSDKRSKVIARIEELRG, encoded by the coding sequence ATGGAAGAAAAGCAAACGCAATCTCAGACGCAAATGCCGACGACGTATGACCCGAAGGCTGCGGAGCAAAAATGGTACCCTTATTGGAAGGAAGGCGGCTATTTCGAAGCGGGCAAGCGTCCGGACGCGAAGCCCTATACGATCGTAATTCCGCCTCCGAACGTGACGGGAATGCTCCATATCGGCCATGCCCTTGATTTCACGCTGCAAGATATCCTGATTCGCTTCAAGCGCATGCAGGGCTATGATGCGTTGTGGCTCCCAGGCTCCGACCATGCGGGCATCGCTACGCAGGCGAAGGTAGAGCAGAAGCTCCGCGAGGAAGGCGTTACCCGCTATGATCTTGGCCGCGAGAAATTCCTCGAGAAGGTATGGGAGTGGAAGGAGCTGTATGCCGGCACCATTCGCGATCAATGGTCGAAGATCGGTCTGTCCCTTGATTACTCCAGGGAACGCTTTACGATGGACGAAGGGCTGTCGGATGCGGTTCGCCAGGTGTTCGTCAAGCTTTATGAAAAAGGGCTGATTTACCGCGGCAAGCGGATCATCAATTGGGACCCGGCAGCCCGGACCGCATTGTCCGATATTGAAGTAGAATATAAAGAAGTGAACGGACATCTGTATCATCTGGAATATCCGCTCAAAGACGGCAGCGGCTCCATTACCGTTGCCACGACCCGTCCGGAGACGATGCTCGGCGATACGGCTGTAGCCGTTCATCCGGAGGATGAGCGCTATAAGGATATGATTGGCAAAACGCTGGTTCTGCCGATCGTGGGCCGTGAAATTCCGGTCATTGCCGATGAGTATGTTGAGAAGGAATTCGGCAGCGGTGCCGTGAAAATTACGCCGGCGCACGATCCGAACGATTTTGAGATGGGATTGCGGCATAACCTGCCTCAAATTACGGTGATGGACGAGTCGGGAACGATGAACGAGTTTGCCGGCCGGTATGAAGGTTTGGACCGCAGTGAATGCCGCAAGCAAATCGTCAACGACCTCAAGGAGTCCGGCGTACTGGTCCGGATCGAGGACCATGTTCACCAGGTTGGACACAGCGAGCGAAGCGGTGCGGTGGTAGAGCCTTATTTGTCAACGCAATGGTTTGTTAAAATGCAGCCGCTTGCCGAAGCGGCAGTCGAGGCCCAGAAGTCCGGCAAGGGGGTAAACTTCGTACCTGAACGGTTCGAGCGCACCTATCTGCACTGGATGGAGAACGTCCGCGACTGGTGCATCTCCCGGCAATTGTGGTGGGGGCACCGGATTCCGGCGTGGTACTCCGAATCGACCGGCGAAGTCGTCGTGGCGATGAACGAGGAAGAAGCGCGCGCGAAGCTCGGCAAGGACGATCTGAGACAGGATGAGGACGTGCTGGATACGTGGTTCAGCTCCGCATTATGGCCGTTCTCGACCATGGGCTGGCCGAACGAGGACAGCGAGGATCTGAAGCGCTACTATCCGACCAGCGTCCTCGTGACGGGATACGACATCATTCCGTTCTGGGTATCGCGGATGATTTTCCAAGGGCTTGAATTTACAGGCCAAATGCCGTTTAAGGATACATTGATCCACGGCTTGGTTCGCGATAGCGAAGGTCGCAAAATGTCGAAATCGCTAGGCAACGGCATCGACCCGCTTGAGGTCATCGAGAAGTACGGCGCAGACGCGATGCGCTACATGATTTCGACAGGCAGCACACCGGGGCAGGATCTGCGGTTCCGCTGGGAACGCGTCGAGCAGGCGCGGAACTTCGCGAACAAGATTTGGAACGCCTCCCGCTTTGCGCTCATGAATCTCGAGGGCTTCACCGCCGCCGATATCGATATTTCCGGGGAGCTCGGCACCGCCGATCGCTGGATTCTGCATCGACTGAACGAAACTTCCCGCGATATTACGCGTCTAATTGATGCCTACGAATTTGGCGAAACCGGTCGACTGCTCTACAATTTCATCTGGGATGACCTGTGCGATTGGTATATTGAATTTGCGAAGCTGTCCCTCTATGGCGAGGATCAGGCAGCCAAGAAAAAAACGCAATCCGTGCTTGCTTATGTGCTCGATCGCACGATGCGCCTGATTCACCCGTTCATGCCGTTCATCTCGGAGGAAATCTGGCAGCATCTGCCGCATGAGGGCGAGACGATTATGCTGGCTTCCTGGCCGGCGTATGATCCGGCGTTCGAGAATCCGGAGTCGGTTGCGGAAATGAATCTGCTCATGGATGTCATTCGTGCGGTCCGCAACATCCGGGCTGAAGTGAACGTGCCGATGAGCAAAAAGGTCGAGCTCCTGCTCAAGCCGGTGAACGAGCAGATCGCGGGCATTATCGACCGCAACGCCGATTATATCCGCCGATTCTGCAATACGTCGGAATACCAGTCCTCGCTTGAGCTGGCAACGCCGGAGAAGGCCATGACTGCGGTTGTTACCGGTGTTGAATTATACCTGCCGCTGGCCGGACTGATCGATATTGCGCAGGAAATCGCCCGCCTGGAGAAGGAGATTCAGCATCTGAACAGCGAGGTCGAACGGGTGGAGAAGAAACTGAACAACCCCGGCTTCGTTTCCAAGGCGCCTGAAAAAGTTATTGAAGAAGAGCGTGCGAAGCTGGCAGATTATTCGGATAAACGCAGCAAGGTCATCGCGCGTATTGAAGAATTGAGAGGCTAA
- the hemB gene encoding porphobilinogen synthase, which yields MSFPIVRHRRLRQNAGIRSMVRETVLHPEDLVQPIFVTYGSGVKSEISSMPGVFQFSLDTLKDEVDEIVQLGIPAVLLFGIPETKDSIGTSGFADDGIVQEATRLIKSWYPELLVIADTCLCEFTDHGHCGMVHTYERDGHVCGDVLNDESLELLVRTAVSQAKAGADIIAPSNMMDGFVQAIRSGLDEAGFQNVPIMSYSVKYASAFYGPFREAADSAPQFGDRKTYQMDPANVREALREAESDVLEGADMLMVKPAMAYLDVVRLLRDQFDLPIVAYNVSGEYSMIKAAAQQGWISEKAIVMELLTGMKRAGADIIITYFSKDAARWMR from the coding sequence ATGAGTTTTCCAATTGTACGCCATCGCCGGCTGCGTCAAAATGCCGGCATCCGCAGCATGGTCCGCGAGACGGTGCTGCATCCCGAGGATCTGGTGCAGCCGATCTTCGTTACCTACGGCAGCGGCGTGAAATCCGAAATTTCATCGATGCCGGGCGTCTTTCAGTTTTCGCTCGATACATTGAAGGACGAAGTGGATGAGATTGTGCAGCTGGGCATTCCGGCTGTGCTGCTGTTCGGGATCCCGGAGACGAAGGACAGCATCGGGACCTCGGGGTTTGCCGACGACGGAATCGTTCAGGAAGCGACCCGTCTTATTAAATCCTGGTACCCGGAGCTTCTAGTCATTGCCGATACTTGTCTGTGCGAATTTACGGATCACGGGCACTGCGGCATGGTTCATACGTATGAGCGAGACGGCCATGTATGCGGAGACGTCCTGAACGACGAATCCCTGGAGCTGCTCGTCCGTACCGCCGTATCCCAAGCCAAGGCGGGCGCGGATATTATCGCGCCGTCCAACATGATGGACGGCTTCGTACAGGCCATCCGTTCAGGCCTTGACGAAGCCGGTTTCCAGAACGTGCCGATCATGTCGTATTCGGTTAAATATGCTTCGGCGTTCTACGGCCCGTTTCGGGAGGCGGCTGACTCCGCACCCCAATTCGGCGACCGTAAAACATATCAAATGGACCCGGCGAACGTGAGGGAAGCGCTGCGCGAGGCGGAATCCGACGTGCTGGAGGGTGCGGACATGCTGATGGTCAAGCCGGCGATGGCTTATCTTGACGTTGTAAGATTGCTTCGAGATCAATTCGACTTGCCGATCGTCGCTTACAATGTCAGCGGGGAATACTCAATGATCAAAGCCGCCGCGCAGCAAGGCTGGATCAGTGAGAAGGCGATCGTTATGGAGCTGCTGACCGGAATGAAACGCGCCGGCGCCGATATTATCATTACGTATTTCTCCAAGGATGCGGCACGCTGGATGCGCTAA
- the cobA gene encoding uroporphyrinogen-III C-methyltransferase has product MAGKVYLVGAGPGDARLITIKGKECIEKADAIVYDRLASPRLLKWAKPGVEKVYVGKLPDRHTMKQEEINQLLVDLALEGKVVVRLKGGDPTIFGRVGEEAELLRQNGISYEIVPGITSAISVPAYAGIPVTHREHASSLSIVTGHESPEKLDRMIQWDKVTHATGTLIFMMGVAKIGYISRQLIKHGRPPATPVALVRWGTRAEQDTLTGTLADIEEKVMAADFQPPAVIVVGDVVLQRERLKWAEKLPLFGKRILVTRTRSQASSLVSKIEDLGGEPYEFPVIETVAPTSEEAVAGLRSALDKLSTFDWVFFTSTNGVEFFFRHLKEHGRDIRSLAGARIVAVGPATAEALRQYGIVPEVLKERFQAEGLIDAYGPELAAGQNVLLPRGNLGRSWLPEKLTEMGLSVTEATLYENVLCGEDDEELMKLLAEGGIHAVTFTSSSTVTNLLKVLERMGADNPAELLKGSAIACIGPLTAQTAAEAGLDVTIMAEEATIDSLVEALCSWNQQEDDPRRR; this is encoded by the coding sequence ATGGCTGGGAAGGTTTATCTCGTAGGAGCGGGTCCAGGCGACGCGCGCCTGATTACAATTAAAGGCAAGGAATGCATAGAGAAGGCCGATGCCATTGTTTACGACCGGCTTGCAAGTCCAAGGCTGTTAAAGTGGGCAAAGCCGGGCGTTGAGAAGGTGTATGTCGGCAAGCTGCCCGACCGGCATACGATGAAGCAGGAGGAGATCAACCAGCTGCTCGTTGATCTGGCGCTGGAGGGCAAGGTTGTCGTTCGATTGAAAGGCGGCGATCCGACGATATTCGGCAGAGTCGGGGAGGAAGCGGAGCTGCTGAGGCAAAACGGCATTTCATATGAAATCGTGCCGGGAATCACGTCGGCCATCAGTGTGCCGGCCTATGCGGGCATACCGGTCACGCATCGCGAGCATGCCTCTTCCTTGTCCATCGTGACAGGCCATGAGAGCCCGGAGAAGCTGGATCGGATGATTCAGTGGGATAAAGTGACCCATGCAACCGGGACCTTGATCTTCATGATGGGCGTAGCCAAGATCGGTTACATCAGCCGTCAATTGATCAAGCATGGCCGGCCTCCGGCAACCCCGGTAGCTCTTGTAAGATGGGGAACCCGCGCCGAGCAGGATACGCTGACCGGCACGCTCGCGGACATTGAGGAGAAGGTCATGGCGGCCGACTTCCAGCCGCCAGCCGTTATTGTCGTCGGGGATGTTGTCCTGCAGCGGGAGCGGCTGAAGTGGGCCGAGAAGCTCCCCTTGTTCGGCAAGCGAATTCTCGTTACGAGAACCCGGAGCCAGGCCAGCTCGCTCGTATCGAAAATCGAGGACCTTGGCGGGGAGCCTTATGAATTTCCGGTCATCGAAACGGTTGCTCCGACATCGGAAGAGGCTGTTGCCGGCCTGCGGTCGGCACTGGACAAGCTTTCGACCTTCGATTGGGTCTTCTTCACGAGCACCAACGGGGTTGAATTCTTCTTCCGTCATCTGAAAGAACACGGGCGGGACATCCGCTCGCTAGCCGGTGCCCGGATCGTTGCAGTCGGCCCGGCAACGGCCGAAGCGCTTCGACAATACGGCATAGTGCCGGAGGTGCTGAAGGAGCGGTTTCAGGCCGAAGGCTTGATCGACGCTTATGGTCCCGAGCTGGCCGCCGGGCAGAATGTGCTGCTTCCCCGGGGGAATCTGGGCCGTTCGTGGCTGCCGGAGAAGCTGACCGAAATGGGGCTGTCCGTTACGGAAGCAACGCTGTATGAGAACGTATTGTGCGGGGAGGATGACGAGGAGCTGATGAAGCTGCTTGCCGAGGGCGGAATTCATGCCGTTACGTTTACGAGCTCCTCAACCGTAACGAATCTGCTGAAGGTGCTGGAGCGGATGGGGGCCGACAACCCTGCTGAGCTGCTGAAAGGCTCCGCCATCGCTTGCATCGGTCCGCTCACGGCCCAAACGGCGGCCGAGGCCGGATTGGACGTTACGATCATGGCGGAGGAGGCAACCATCGACAGCCTGGTGGAGGCCCTCTGCAGCTGGAATCAGCAGGAAGACGATCCCCGCAGACGATAG
- the hemL gene encoding glutamate-1-semialdehyde 2,1-aminomutase: protein MSQGLRKEELSRSAFEEAKKYIPGGVNSPVRAFKSVGLTPIYIERGEGSRVYDIDGNSFIDYVGSWGPLIMGHAHPEVVEALQETAKKGTSFGAPTLLETEMAKLVCERVPSIEIVRMVNSGTEATMSAIRLARGVTGRSKIIKFEGSYHGHADSLLIKAGSGIATLGLPDSPGVPESVASNTIAVPYNDLVSVQLAFERFGEEIAAVIVEPVAGNMGVVPPQEGFLEGLRKVTSEYGSLLIFDEVMTGFRVGLNCAQGRYGVTPDLTCLGKVIGGGLPVGAYGGKRELMEQIAPAGPIYQAGTLSGNPLAMAAGYTTLKLLTPAVYDQLEERGARLQAGFERNAKEFGIPLTINRIGSMVCPFFTDVPVVNFDTAKTSDLARFNRYFAAMVQEGVSVPPSQFEGMFISAAHTTEDIDATIEANYNAFKSL, encoded by the coding sequence ATGAGCCAAGGTTTGAGAAAAGAAGAATTGTCGCGCTCTGCCTTTGAGGAAGCCAAGAAGTATATTCCCGGCGGTGTCAACAGCCCTGTTCGCGCGTTCAAATCGGTGGGACTGACGCCGATCTATATCGAGCGCGGGGAAGGAAGCCGCGTCTATGATATCGACGGCAACAGCTTTATCGATTATGTCGGCTCCTGGGGCCCGCTGATTATGGGACATGCGCATCCGGAAGTGGTGGAGGCTCTCCAAGAGACCGCGAAGAAAGGCACCAGCTTCGGTGCGCCGACGCTCCTGGAGACGGAGATGGCGAAGCTCGTCTGCGAGCGCGTGCCGTCCATCGAGATCGTGCGCATGGTTAACTCCGGCACGGAAGCGACGATGAGCGCGATCCGCCTTGCCAGAGGCGTTACCGGCCGCAGCAAAATCATCAAATTCGAAGGCTCCTACCACGGCCATGCCGACAGCCTTCTTATCAAAGCCGGTTCAGGGATCGCGACGCTCGGCCTGCCTGACAGCCCGGGCGTTCCGGAAAGCGTAGCCTCCAATACCATAGCGGTGCCGTATAATGATTTGGTATCCGTTCAGCTTGCCTTCGAACGGTTCGGCGAAGAGATTGCAGCCGTCATTGTAGAGCCGGTTGCCGGCAATATGGGCGTCGTGCCGCCGCAGGAAGGATTCCTTGAAGGACTCCGTAAGGTGACCTCCGAATATGGCAGCCTGCTTATTTTTGACGAAGTCATGACCGGATTCCGGGTCGGCCTGAACTGTGCACAGGGCCGGTATGGCGTCACGCCGGATTTGACCTGCCTTGGCAAAGTGATCGGCGGCGGACTGCCGGTGGGCGCTTATGGCGGCAAGCGGGAGCTGATGGAGCAAATCGCACCGGCGGGTCCGATCTATCAGGCGGGAACGCTTAGCGGAAATCCGCTGGCCATGGCAGCAGGCTATACGACGCTGAAGCTGCTCACGCCTGCGGTGTATGATCAGCTGGAGGAGCGCGGGGCGCGCTTGCAGGCCGGCTTTGAACGCAATGCGAAGGAATTCGGCATTCCGCTCACGATTAACCGAATCGGCTCGATGGTCTGCCCGTTCTTTACCGATGTGCCGGTCGTTAACTTTGACACCGCCAAAACAAGCGATTTGGCGCGGTTCAACCGTTATTTTGCCGCGATGGTGCAAGAGGGCGTTAGCGTGCCGCCGTCCCAATTCGAGGGCATGTTCATATCCGCGGCGCACACGACGGAGGATATCGACGCAACGATCGAGGCGAACTACAACGCCTTCAAGAGCTTATGA
- a CDS encoding LysM peptidoglycan-binding domain-containing protein produces the protein MFDQSYGLRFDIYERINLAEDLPGIEELEEAELIPHIQVISQQDQATLRGHLLLAGVYKGDTETGESEPLEHWIPVEITVPMNRVSSLDDIAVEIENFDIDLLSRRSLNITGVLSLRGIQAAAPGVRDQAWANEEFTVVHAPEASGTQPSGEPAAEEGRYEPFQASDSEELTGSNDDAASQAGEAAPYVNFRASIQEQEERTQQYLASWAQYENQVSREEVPAPETRSPAADDADARDTVEYALHNDPEPAAQEAEPSVPSVWQFERKAEPEPAAETQAEEAASAFPGVVDRKGDDVEAVPDLQAVETVAQETYEAPELAHNAAEEPKVALKAEEPSEPGKPELKVAFSTKGSDASASSGVGFSSLLHSSRLVQDQDIAALDEEEKDEALPEPASSEDVEWKSLFLGNRREETPFRKVRMCIVQREETLDIIAERYQLSPRELLLYNRMSEQNVEEGQVLYIPQ, from the coding sequence GTGTTTGACCAGTCCTACGGATTGCGGTTTGATATTTACGAGCGTATTAATTTGGCGGAAGATCTGCCGGGAATCGAAGAATTAGAGGAAGCGGAACTGATCCCGCATATTCAAGTCATCAGCCAGCAGGATCAGGCTACGCTCCGGGGGCATCTGCTTCTGGCGGGCGTGTATAAAGGCGATACCGAAACCGGGGAATCGGAGCCGCTGGAGCACTGGATTCCAGTCGAAATTACCGTCCCGATGAACCGGGTATCATCGCTGGATGACATTGCAGTCGAGATCGAAAACTTTGATATCGATCTGTTATCGAGACGCAGTCTTAACATCACGGGCGTTCTGTCGTTAAGAGGCATTCAGGCAGCAGCTCCGGGAGTCCGGGATCAGGCTTGGGCGAATGAGGAATTCACAGTGGTACATGCTCCCGAGGCTTCCGGCACGCAGCCTTCCGGCGAACCGGCGGCAGAAGAGGGGCGGTACGAGCCGTTCCAAGCCAGCGACAGTGAGGAGCTGACCGGAAGCAATGACGACGCCGCCTCGCAAGCAGGCGAAGCCGCGCCTTATGTAAACTTCCGGGCCAGCATCCAGGAGCAGGAGGAGCGGACCCAGCAGTATCTGGCCTCATGGGCCCAATACGAGAATCAGGTCAGCCGCGAAGAAGTGCCGGCCCCGGAAACCCGCAGCCCGGCGGCTGACGATGCCGATGCCCGCGATACGGTGGAATACGCCTTACATAATGATCCGGAGCCAGCCGCCCAGGAAGCGGAGCCTTCGGTTCCAAGTGTATGGCAATTTGAACGCAAGGCGGAGCCGGAGCCTGCTGCCGAGACGCAAGCAGAGGAAGCGGCATCGGCGTTTCCGGGCGTAGTCGACCGCAAGGGTGACGACGTGGAGGCTGTGCCTGACCTGCAAGCTGTTGAAACGGTGGCCCAGGAAACGTACGAAGCGCCGGAGCTTGCCCACAACGCAGCTGAGGAGCCTAAAGTTGCCCTGAAGGCCGAGGAGCCGTCCGAACCCGGCAAACCGGAGCTGAAGGTTGCATTTTCGACGAAGGGCAGCGACGCTTCCGCTTCTTCCGGCGTAGGATTCTCTTCCCTGCTGCATTCCAGCCGGCTTGTGCAGGACCAGGACATTGCCGCTCTGGATGAGGAAGAGAAGGACGAGGCATTGCCGGAGCCGGCATCATCCGAGGATGTCGAATGGAAAAGCTTGTTCCTGGGCAACCGGAGAGAGGAAACGCCGTTCCGTAAGGTGCGGATGTGCATCGTTCAGCGGGAAGAGACGCTGGATATTATTGCGGAGAGATATCAGCTTTCGCCGCGCGAGCTCTTGCTGTACAATCGGATGTCCGAGCAGAATGTGGAGGAAGGGCAAGTCCTTTACATTCCTCAGTAA
- the hemC gene encoding hydroxymethylbilane synthase, protein MRTIVVGSRQSALALTQTGQVIDDLKRLAKEHGLEYEFTVKKIVTKGDRIVDVTLSKVGGKGLFVKEIEQAMLDGEIDMAVHSMKDMPSVLPEGLVSGAVPKRKDPRDCLISMEGSTLDDLPQGAKVGTSSLRRSSQLKAYRPDLKIDWIRGNIDSRIRKLESGEFQAIILATAGLQRMGWEDRITSYLPVDISLPAVGQGALGIECRENDPELLHLLSLYNDEVTARTVSAERKFLSELNGGCQVPIGAYAVIKEDSGDSRGAQNIIQLTGMVGSPDGEIILKETAEGTDPESLGIEVAEKLKAKGAEKILAQVRG, encoded by the coding sequence ATGCGCACGATCGTGGTTGGCAGCAGGCAGAGTGCTCTTGCACTTACACAAACAGGACAAGTTATCGATGATTTGAAGCGGCTAGCAAAGGAGCATGGCTTAGAGTACGAGTTTACCGTCAAGAAAATCGTCACGAAAGGCGATCGCATTGTCGACGTTACCCTGTCCAAAGTAGGCGGGAAAGGGCTGTTCGTGAAGGAAATCGAGCAGGCCATGCTGGACGGAGAAATCGATATGGCTGTGCACAGCATGAAGGATATGCCGTCCGTTCTTCCCGAAGGCCTCGTATCCGGTGCCGTTCCTAAGCGGAAGGATCCCCGCGACTGCCTCATTTCCATGGAGGGCTCGACATTGGATGATCTTCCGCAGGGGGCGAAGGTGGGAACCAGCAGTCTGCGCCGCTCCAGCCAGCTGAAGGCGTACCGGCCGGATCTCAAGATTGACTGGATCCGCGGCAATATCGACTCCCGGATCCGGAAGCTGGAGAGCGGAGAATTCCAGGCTATCATCCTGGCAACGGCAGGCCTTCAGCGCATGGGCTGGGAGGATCGGATTACGTCCTATCTGCCGGTCGACATCAGCTTGCCGGCCGTGGGACAAGGCGCGCTCGGAATCGAATGCCGCGAGAACGATCCGGAGCTTCTGCATTTGCTGTCCCTTTACAATGATGAGGTGACCGCCCGGACCGTATCGGCAGAACGCAAGTTCCTGAGCGAGCTGAACGGGGGCTGCCAAGTGCCGATCGGAGCGTATGCTGTCATCAAGGAGGATTCGGGAGATTCCCGCGGAGCCCAAAACATTATACAATTAACAGGTATGGTAGGTTCTCCGGACGGGGAAATCATCCTGAAAGAAACCGCGGAGGGAACCGATCCTGAATCGCTCGGAATCGAAGTGGCCGAGAAGCTGAAAGCTAAGGGAGCAGAGAAGATTCTGGCACAAGTTAGGGGATGA
- a CDS encoding RluA family pseudouridine synthase, producing the protein MSYQGSWVRRGEWLEMTPGKALTGQADREEAAGRWLLDTVGMPEKLYRKLRQEQGIRWRGDRLSLVLFPYREYGIEPRWHELEVLYEDEFCLVVNKPAGMSVHPADPAGREITLNHTVAAYYETAGIRAAVRHIHRLDKDTTGPVLYAKNEYAQLKLDEAMRNKEIVRIYAAIVQGRVGADLKTIDLPIGKDRHHSGRRRVSLTGQPAITHIISSEIYSSASLVRVKLETGRTHQIRVHLSHMGHPLLGDTLYGGRASRLDRQALHGESLHFSHPFTGEPLEIHAPWPEDLTALRKQFAHE; encoded by the coding sequence ATGAGCTATCAGGGAAGCTGGGTCCGGCGGGGCGAATGGCTTGAAATGACGCCGGGTAAAGCACTGACCGGACAAGCGGACCGGGAGGAAGCCGCCGGCCGGTGGCTGCTGGATACCGTGGGGATGCCCGAGAAGCTGTATCGCAAGCTCCGTCAGGAACAGGGAATACGATGGAGAGGGGACCGGCTGTCGCTGGTCCTTTTTCCTTACCGGGAATATGGGATCGAGCCGAGGTGGCATGAGCTTGAGGTGCTGTACGAGGATGAATTTTGCCTCGTCGTGAACAAGCCCGCGGGGATGTCCGTTCATCCCGCAGACCCTGCCGGCCGGGAGATTACGCTCAATCACACGGTTGCCGCTTATTATGAAACGGCTGGAATCCGCGCGGCGGTCCGGCATATCCACCGGCTGGATAAGGATACGACGGGCCCGGTATTGTACGCCAAAAATGAATACGCCCAGCTCAAGCTGGATGAAGCGATGCGGAACAAGGAGATCGTCCGCATCTATGCCGCCATCGTTCAAGGCCGCGTAGGGGCCGATTTGAAAACCATCGATCTGCCGATCGGGAAGGATCGCCACCATTCGGGCCGCCGCAGGGTCTCGCTGACCGGGCAGCCGGCCATTACCCATATAATTTCCTCGGAGATCTATTCGAGCGCGAGCTTGGTGCGCGTAAAGCTTGAAACCGGACGGACGCATCAAATCCGGGTTCACTTGAGCCACATGGGGCATCCGCTGCTCGGGGATACGCTATACGGAGGCAGGGCATCCCGCCTGGACAGACAGGCGCTTCACGGGGAAAGTTTGCATTTTTCGCATCCCTTCACCGGCGAACCGCTGGAGATCCATGCGCCATGGCCGGAGGATTTGACGGCGCTCCGGAAGCAGTTCGCGCACGAGTAA
- a CDS encoding precorrin-2 dehydrogenase/sirohydrochlorin ferrochelatase family protein yields the protein MMSDSMYVPVMLKCNGRLCLLVGGGAVAERKAAALLDAGASVHIVSPQLKSGQLRRLADEGAVRWTSRAYEPGDLQGAFLVYAATDDDALNKTIALEADRLGIWVNVASDGKAGSFISPAVMRRGRLTLAVATSGAGPAAAVRIRQQLEEQFGREYEEYLDILYSMRSAIKAQAASAETRKRLLDRLYRLDILGDIRRGGYESWNTEKIKLWIENNQEE from the coding sequence ATGATGAGTGATTCGATGTACGTGCCCGTAATGCTGAAATGCAACGGGCGTTTATGCTTGCTGGTCGGCGGAGGCGCCGTGGCCGAACGGAAGGCTGCGGCGCTGCTGGATGCCGGAGCAAGCGTACATATCGTAAGCCCCCAATTAAAGAGCGGACAGCTTCGCAGGCTGGCTGATGAAGGGGCAGTCCGATGGACAAGCCGGGCCTATGAGCCGGGAGACTTGCAAGGGGCTTTCCTGGTGTACGCCGCAACGGACGATGATGCGCTGAATAAAACGATCGCGCTGGAGGCCGACCGGCTTGGAATATGGGTGAACGTCGCCAGCGACGGAAAAGCGGGCTCCTTTATCAGCCCGGCGGTCATGCGACGGGGAAGATTGACCTTGGCGGTAGCTACATCAGGGGCAGGGCCTGCTGCGGCTGTGCGGATTCGTCAGCAGCTCGAAGAGCAGTTCGGCCGGGAATACGAGGAATATCTCGATATTTTATACAGCATGCGTTCGGCGATTAAGGCACAAGCGGCATCCGCTGAGACGCGCAAACGGCTGTTGGACCGGTTATACCGATTGGATATTCTCGGCGATATTCGCCGCGGAGGTTACGAGTCCTGGAATACGGAAAAAATCAAGCTATGGATTGAGAACAATCAGGAGGAATGA